The following nucleotide sequence is from Panthera uncia isolate 11264 unplaced genomic scaffold, Puncia_PCG_1.0 HiC_scaffold_829, whole genome shotgun sequence.
GCACTTGGGGACCCAGTGGGACAGACACTCCCAACATACTCCCTGGGGAACCTACCGGAGGGCCAGGGGGGCCAGGGGGGCCAGTGTCGCCACGGGGACCAAAGGATCCCTGTAGAGAGAAGTCACTTGGGAGTGAACTCTGTCTATGGAGACCCCTtcctgccaacacacacacacacacacacacactcactcactcactcactcacacagcACTGGGGGAGGGAACTGCAATTTTTTAGCCCCAACTATAAAACACTCATTTCCTTTCCATATTTTAACATCTCCGAAATCAAAACCTAACATCTTTGGCAAGTCATAGTTTCCTTGTCAGAACTGTTTTTTCTTCACAGTAGTTTCTAAAATAATGGTGCATCTCACAATCGGTGGCATTTTagatttgataaaatacaacGGTAGGTGTTGAGTAAATAGTCGAATGCAtgattgaatgagtaaatgaatgaatgcaaaggGATTGAGGGTGTGGTGACGTTGAAAGGGGTGGGAAGCCGGGATGTGGGAGCCTGAGGGAACAGTGCATACTCACCGGGGAACCTTTTGAGCCCTTCTGTCCCAGAGGACCCTGTGAGGTAGAGACAGGGAGGGCTGGAGTCCCAGCTGCCCCACCACGGTGACCCCACCCCACAAACCCCTCTTACTCACCGCCACACCTGGGGACCCAGGGGGGCCCAGAGAGCCGATGGGACCGGGGGGGACCCTGAAGAAAGGACACCAAGGTCATCACTGATGGGGTTCACCCCTGTGATCCAGGCACATCCCCCAGACAAGCCTCCAGTCCCCTCAAAAAACAGGCCACAGACACAGCCTCCAACCCGCAAATCCCTAGATGGAGACACCACCCCCCCGCCATTTTCCCCAGACACAACTCTCATCATTCTAGACCAGGCTTCCCAAGCCCCAACCCCCACAGTCTCCAAATAAGTCCcaattctgcccccccccaccccttcctatGAACACATTCTTTCCACTTGGGGTAGAACACACACTCACGGGTTCTCCCTTGGGGCCGGGGGGGGCCCTGCACGCCTGGCAACCCCTGATCCCCTTTCTCACCAGCTTCCCCAGGGGGGCCGATGAGGCCAATTAATCCAATGTGACCCTGGAGGACAAGAGAGGCACACACAGGGAAAGAAATATGGTGGGGGGATTGCTGGAGGATTTTTCTTCTAGAGCCTTGGGGTAATGAGGTTGGGAGCAGAGGAGACCCCAAATTCTCAGCCCTCTGGCCAGGGAGGGAGGTAAATGTGGAGGAGACAGAGGTAACTGGGGGAGAATAATGGAAGGAGGTATCCTTACTTTTTCCCCCTTGGGGCCAGCATCTCCCTTCAATCCTGGAAGGCCAGAGGGCCCCTGGAAGGAGAGTGAGGCTCAGTTAGTCAGGCTCAAACACAAAATCTCAAGGTTCATGTGGGTGATTGGAGGGTAGTCAAATGGGAAATTACTCATGTTTCAAATGGGAATTACCAGGGATGTGGTCATGGGGATGGTCAGGAGAGAGGGGTGATGACAAGGGATAATGAAGGGCTGGCTGGAGGAGGTCCAGTATGAATGGTCCGTGGTCAGGATCGCTGTGGGTGGTCAGTGTTGACTATCAACATAGATGGTCAGTTTGGCTTGTCATGATGGTCACTGTGGTCGGTATAAACCACCAAGATAGAGGGTCGGTATTGACCATCAGGATAAGACCATCAAGATAGATGGTTAGTACAGGTGGTCAGATGGACTGTCAGTGAGGGGTGAGCCCACAGCACCAGGTGGCCACTGGATGCCCAGTGTGGTTCTCCATGCCGAGACACCAGGGACAAAGAGGTCTCTTACCAGGGGTCCAGGAGGGCCCATCAGTCCAGGAGGTCCCAGGAGGCCTGGTTCACCCTAGGATGAAGCAGAACGTGGGGATGCTGCACTCGGCCAGACCCAGTGTAGATGCCCCCACCGCCCTCCAGGGTCAGCCACCTCAGGCTGTGATTAGAAAGCATAAGGTGGGTCACACACAGAGGGTCTGATCCCACCCTACTCACCACAGGGCCGGGGATCCCCCGAAGACCCTCAGGCCCCACACGTCCAGGGGGCCCTCGAGCCCCCACTGGGCCCGTCATCCCTGGGGGCCCGTCGGGACCTGGCTCCCCCTGAAACAGACCAgggcaagggaagggcagaaagtgTCAGACAGCACCTTCCTCCTGGCCTCCCAGCCAAGAACCatcagggagggggaaggaattGGGGCACCCATTCTGATGGCCCATCTGTTGGCCGAGGATCAACACAGGGACCCTCCCTGGGCAGGGGGGGTACTCACCTTGgcccctttctccccttctttgcCTTCTGGACCCATGCGGCCTGAAGGACCCTGAGGAGGGAAAGAGTGTAGGAGGGATgctttgggggtgagggggcctGTGGAGGTGGGCGGGGGCCTGTGGGGGCCTGTGGGGGTGAGTGGATCAAAGCTGGAGCCAGGTCAGCCAGGAGGCAGGTCTCACTTACCCTTTTGCCGGGGGGCCCAGGGGGGCCAGGCTCCCCAGAAGCTCCAGGCGGACCCTATGGATATGTAACAGTACGAGGGTAGTATTAGCTCACGTTAGCTCACGTCGGTTGAGCAGGGCTATGTGTCAGGATGCCTGTGATCCCAGGACGGCCTTCCCCAGACATCCCCACAGCACCAGCCGTCTCCCACCTCCTCCATTGAGCTGCTCACCGTCGTGGTGAAGGCCCAGAGCGGCAAAGCAGGTGCTGTATGGGAGCCCTGGGTACCTCATCAGCCTACTCCTCCGGCCCCCCAGTCTACCCACTCACCAGCCCCAACCCCCCTCTGCCAGCATGACATGCTCTGCTCCCCCACTCACCGGTCCCCCAACATCACCAGggtctcccttctctcctggggAGCCGTCTATACcctgtgggggatgggaggggtcATGGAGGCAATATGAGTTTGGGGTGAAGCTTGGGGACACGTAAAGCTTATGTGCTCCCCTGACCTTGCCCAAGTCTGTGGAGGGAGGCGAGATGGGGGCAGAATTAGGAATatattgtgggggtggggggctcacaCACACCGAAACTCCTGGGTCTCCGGGGGGGCCTAGATCTCCTGGGAGCCCAGTGGGGCCCTGGAAGACAGAATGACGAATAATCACATTTCTGAATTACCGAGCATTTGTCTGACAGGTGAACAGTGCCCAGGCACAGCTTGGGCTGCTGAGGACACATAGTGAACACAACACAAAATCCCTGCCCTGGGAGAGAGAGCTTTCTACAGTCTAACGCGTGTAGGCGGTGACCTAGGGGCATCACATGCATCACCTCACTTCATCCATCAGGTGTCTCCCAGCCCACGACTCAACAGAACTGACCCTCAGAAAAGGGGTGAGATGCAAACTGAGGTCCCACAGACTCCGGAGCTCCTCACTGCCCTGCCAGCCACCCCAAGCTCCACTGCCgtggccgggggagggggggcggtctCAGCCTCCACCCTGGTGCTAAATCCCACATCAGCCCCAGCTCCGTTGCCAATATTTCCAGATCGGTTCTGTGTGGGAGCAACTTCCACCCCATCCCGTGACATACAAGCGTGCCTTTGGTCATTGTCAGCCACGTTCTGGGTGGCTCGGGGGCCAGCAGGTTGGAGGAGGGAAGCCCTGCTCTAGAAGTCGGGGAGCAGGGTCAaggcccctccccatctctgcctcctctTCTCCGAGGACTCACCACGTTCCCTTTGACTCCATCCTCTCCAGGGGGGCCTTTCTTGCCTGGGGGTCCAGCAGCCCCAGATGGACCTGAGTCCCCCTTTTCACCAATTTCTCCCTTGGGCCCCTTTGTAGAAATAGAGGTCGGAGGTCAGAATAGCCTagacaagagtccagggtcaggGGTCAAGGGTCAGCATCCCTGGACTCAAGAATCTGGGTAGTCTGGGACTTCCTGGGGCCAGGGGTCAGAGTAGCCTAGACTGTCCAAGAGTCAGAGGTCACAGGATCTAGGACTTATAGGAGTCAGGGGCAAGGATGGCCCAGGTGCTCAGAGATCATGACCAAGTTAGGTCTAGCCCACATGCCACATCGGAGTGAATTAGAAAAGGGGATCCCTCTGGGAAGTTCATCCCCAACTCAGGGTGTACGGCTTGGATCcgagcccccaccccctctctcagccccacaCCCTTGTGCAGTGTACAACCTGAAGAACTCTGTGTAGCAGCCCTATCTGAGACCTTCCAGGGCTCTGTCATCAAGACAACTGGGGCTACCCATAGGTCCTGGGTCAATGGGTGACTCTGGTCTGCCCAGGGGTCAAGGTGCCCCAAGATGCCCAGGGGTCAGAGGTTCCCTGAGATGGGTGCAGGGGCACAGGACACAGTCACTCACAGGGATGCCTGGGGTTCCTGGGggtcctgggtctccagcctcccCTGGCTCACCCTGTAGGAGGTGAAGTTGAGGGTAAGGAGAGGTCTGCTTATGAAAGACAGGAAGGAGCTCCCCAGAACAGCCACCCCCAAGCAAGACTGGCTGTGCCTTCCCAACCCTAGGCAGTcccctgccccctttctctcaccttctcGCCCACAGCGCCCGGCTGACCAACTcccccaggcagccctggagGGCCCTGGAGAGACAGCAAGGGGTAGAAGTGGGACTGCAGGATCCCAACAGCCCCTTCTTGGGAAATGGATGCCCCCACCTCTCAGgcatcctgcccaccccccacagaGGGTCCTCACCTCCGATCCACTGGGGCCATGGGGACCCCTAGGGCCTGGAGCTCCATGGGGACCCTGTGAGACAGTCAGAATAGCATCCAGTGACCTCATGACCCCTCAAAGGCACCACTAACCACAAACACCACCCTTAATGCTGGTTCCCAGCATCATCTTAAAATGACAATGTGCCCTGTGACACCACCACCTCCAAATCAGTCTAACGGTCACCACCACCCTGCTATCCTCTtgccctcccaccttccccaggTTTTCCATACCATGGACCCTACATCTCCgacctcccctttctctccaggagGGCCCGGGAGTCCCTGTGGAACAAAGAAGCAAGATTGGAGCACAGACTGTGGGGAAAGAGGCCACGCCCCCAAACTCAGACACACACCTGCAGGCCAGGGGGGCCAATCACCCCAACGAAGCCTCTCACTCCATCATCTCCTTTCTGCCCAAAGAGGCCTGGTGGTCCCCTGCGTCCCTGAGCCCCATCTGCTCCCTGGGAGAAGGACAGAAACAGGGCACAGTGAGGGTGTGGGTCAAGGGTTGGAGACAGGGTCAAAGTCAGGTTAATGGTGGCAGTCAGGTTTGGGATTAGGTTTGGAAAGGGTCAGGGTTGGGCTTGGAGGTGGGGGTACAGGTTAAGGGTCAGAGTTTGGGAATTAAGCCAAGAGTTGAGTCAAAGTTTTCAGATGGGCAGCGAGTGGTGAGATGGGCATTGGGTGGTGGGTTGAGGTCAAGGTCATGAGCAGTGTTCAGACGAGGTTGAGGTGAAATTTAGGGTCGGGTTTGACATTGGGGCCAAAGTCAGATTCAAAGTTTGGGTCCAGGTTTGGGGTCAGCACTGGAGGGTGGGTCAAAGTTGGGCTTCAGGGTAGGACTGGGTCAAGGCTCAGATTTGAAGGTAAAGTTTAAGCTGGGATTGAGGTTCAGGTCATAAGTGGGGTTGAGACTGGAACTGCGATGGCCTTCAGGGTTCAGGTTGAGGTTGGGATTGAGCCAGACTCTGGGATGAGTTCCTGTTGGGTGTCATCAcagaggggtaggggtggggttgAGTTTGGGTCTGGGTCATGGTGGAGGACACTGTCCCTTCCCATCTGGGGTCCAGGCAATGGCCACAAAACCAAGAGCACTcaccggggagcctgggtgtcccACAGGACCCCGTACCCCTGTTGGTCCAGGCGGGCCCTGGGGGAGGGAACACAGCCAAAAACACCTCAAATTCAAGATTGGGAGTGCGCTCAAGATGACATTCACTgcctcccactgcccccaccagGAAGCAAGAGCTGCTTCCCCCACAGTCCTGTCGTCCTAGCCACCAACAAGTGGGATCAGATATAGACATCGTCCAATGCTTGGATCACTAGGACTTTTCCCCAGAAGTCCCTCCAGGGACTGAGCTGGCTCACAGATGAGATGCTGTGGCTGAAGGTCCTAGAGGGAAGCTGGGGAGGTGATGCCCCAGGGCCATGCAGAGTCACAGACAGAAAGATGACCaccaaggaaagggagaggagagggtagCCATCTCAGCACCCTTCCCATTCTCCTGAGGTCCCAGCTATCCCCCTCATCCTTCacatccctctgccttcccccaggcCCACCTCCCTCACTGGCCCCCACACTCACCGCATCCCCTTTATCGCCTTTGCTCCCTTTGTTGCCAGGGGCACCCACTTCCCCCTGCAGAGGAAACAGGTGAGGGAGGACCAACATGGCCTCTCCCTACCCTGAGCCCCCTAGCCCCTCCTCCATGAGCTCTTGTGTCCGTGAACTCACCTTGTCCCCATCCTCGCCAGAAGGCCCAACAGCTCCCGGCGGTCCAGGAAGCCCCAGGGGCCCTGGGATCCCATCTTTGCCCGTGGGGCCAGGGGAGCCACGTTCGCCCTGATGGGGGAGTGGAAGAGGGGATGGTCAGGGGCCAGGGCAGAGGTGAAGGTCCGGGGATGTGGGGGGTGCTGGGTCCTGAGGATGCTTGAGGACTGTAGCAGGCAGGCACTTACCGGGGACCCCTTCTCGCCTGCAGGGCCAACAGGGCCTTGGCCTCCACTTTGGCCAGGAAGCCCCATGCCTCCTGCCGGGCCCACAGGACCCCGCTCCCCAGGAGGGCCCTGGAAACAGGGGTGAGAAGTGTGGGAAAAATAGCAAAAGTTCTCATGGTTAGAGGGGGTTTCAAGCCACCAGGCACTGAGGTAGGTAGTTAACCAGCGCCATATCCATCTGTTCCCTTCCGCACAGTGGCCAGAGGGACACCTGAGTCAGGGTACACATGtccctctgcccacagccctccACGGCTCCCACCTTACTCAGGGAAAATGCGAAGTCCTCCTGGTAGCCCACAAGGCTCTGCACGAGTTGCCTCATCACCTCCTGCCCTCTCCGCCTCCCAGTCACCCCTCCTCACTTCTTTCCAGTCACACAGGCCTCTTGAGCATTTCCTCCAACGTGCTAGCACACCccaaccacagggcctttgcacatgctattccctctgcctggaacacccttccCCTGTATATCCGCATGgctcctccttcacctccttcaggtctcagatcaaatgtcaccttctcaggggGCCTTCCTTGACCAACCCATTTCAACTGCTCTCTCCCTACTCCCCCTTCTCCGTGTCATTCATCACCAACTAGAACAGACGCTCCAGGAGAAGGGAGGTTTTTATATGTTGATGTCTGGCATGCAGGTAAGTATGTGTCAGACGGATCATCTCACTGAGATTTACAGTCTGTGGGGCGGCGctgtgttacagatgagaaaactgaggtcacgAGGGTGACCCAGGCCTGTTTGACACCCAAAATGGTGGACTAAATCATAGCGATGCCCAGCTTCCCAGATGCCCCaggccccccacacacacacacactgccccccacccagcaGATGGGGTTACACTTACATTGGCTCCAACAGGGCCCAGGGGGCCTTTGTCACCCTTTAAACCAATAGGTCCCTGAGGGAGAGATGATTCAGTCAAGAGACCCCCCCAAGGGTGTGCCCAGGTCCTGTCTTCACTCTGGGGGCTCACAGTTCCCACCTTCCTCCTGGGCACTGAAGGTCAGGGGTCTCTCTCCTTTAGGTCCCTCCCGCTATGATTCCTTCACTGCACCCGGGATGCCATCACCATGGCCCTCCCCCCGAgcccccctttccttctctgcttcacAGGCCAGCCAGGCACATTTAGGAGGGGTTCCAAAGAATACTCACGGGGTCCCCAGGGGCTCCTTGGGGGCCGGGGAAGCCCCTGGGTCCAGGCGGCCCTTCCTTCCCAAGGGGCCCGGGTGGCCCCAGGTCTCCCTACGGGAGTGCAGGGGGAAGGTCAGCCTCCAGAGAGGTGCGGAGGTGCTTCCCCCTCTGTGAatctgggcccctcccccacggAGCTGATTCTGAGCCTTGGGGTGGCATGGGGCCAACCTCTGGGGCCACTCAGCCAGATTTCTTAGGGGGGCAGGATCTCACCTTGACACCCTCTCTGCCTTCCAGGCCCGGAAGACCTTGTTCGCCCGGAGGTCCAGGAGGGCCTGGGGGGCCCCTCTCGCCCAGAGGTCCCGCTTCTCCTGTCTTTCCCTGGAGAGGAAGGAAGCTTCTCTTGAATGGAGGCCGCCCGGggttgggggcggtgggggggtgggggaggggaaggtctgTCTGAGATgcacctcccccccaaaatatctGCAAAACTGGAAAGACCTGTGGGCTCCCTTCTGACCTGAGGACCCACGACACCAGCTGGTCCAGGTGGGCCTGTCTGACCTTGGAAGCCCTGGGGAGAAAAATGTAAAGGGGTGTCACAtgggagagagaaccagagagcCTCAGGGGGTGAGGGGTCAGAAGTCAAGGGGCCACTCACCAGTTCTCCTCTCTGTCCAGGGTGCCCGGGACGCCCGTCCTTcccctggggaccctggggagCAGGGTGAGAGGGAGATGAGACGGCACTAAGGAGTCTCCCCACTCCCTGGCTTCCCTCCGGGCCGCCCCCACCCAGGGTGCACGCACTTACAGGGGGACCCTTTGGCCCGGGGAATCCAGGAGGGCCCTGCAGACCTGGGAGGCCCTGAAATGGAACCAGAAGCCACGGTCTCATCCCTCCTGCCCCCCGAGCCCCACATACCGAGCACGTGGAGTGCTTTCTGCACACCGGGCAGGGAGCCAAACACGCACCCGCAGTCATTCATTCCAATCGTCACCGCAGCCCTTTgtggttattcccattttatagagggggaaactgaggcccagagaggtggagtgactcgcccaaggtcacgcagcagctgagtggcagagctagggcttgagctcacagctCCAGACTTCAGAGGCTGCGTTCCTTCCACTGCACCCTAACTACCTCCTGGGTTCGTCTCCCATcccgaaacacacacacacacacacacacacacacacacacacacacacactcacctttTCCCCAGGGATCCCAGAGGCCCCGTCCTGGCCCACATCACCCTAGGACAGAGTGGATGGGATTCAGGCTGCAGGACAAACTcacagggagggctgggggaccCCGGGCCGGGGGGCCTTCACGAGGGCCCGATCACCCACCCAGCCCATACCTTGGGGCCCGGTTGCCCGGTGGGACCCGGTTGCCCCCTCTCTCCACGGGAGCCCTGAGTAGCAAAGAAGCCAAGATGAGAAGTGAGAGGGTGTGGGAATCTAGGAGACAAGCCCGACTCGCCTGGGCCGCCTCCCGTGGTGACCCCTCCTTGCCCCACCAGGGACACGGACATAACCCAGACCCCAGACGCTCTGCCCTGCCCGCTCAcgattccccaccccccaccccccgcctctccTCTTGCAGCCCCTCCTCGCAGCCCTGTCCCCCAAGGCCCAGCAGGATGGGGGAGCATTCACTCTTCTTACTGGTGGCCCCCGCTCTCCTTCCAGGCCCGGCTGCCCCGCTTTGCCCTGGAGAACAAATCAGGTGACGGGGAAGCAGAAGACAGTTATGGCACAAAGACGTGAAACACACACAACCGGGCACAGACCCAGAATGGTACCTGCTGTACATTTCTTCACAAgcctctcactcacacacacacacacacacacacacacacacacacacacacacctacacacatttATGTCCACGGCCACGCACGTGCATGCAGGCTTATGTCCTTGTTTACCGCAGGCCCGCGGGTTGTAACACCCAGACCCCATCTGATCTACACCGAGAGGCACCTGTACACGCAGACTCATGCGCAGTAACGCGAGGTGGGGTCACCTACCTGTGCCCCGCACCGCAGATGGGAATATGCGTGCAGACAAGTGCTTCCAGGCTTAGCTACAGGGGCCTACCCGCTGCCGTGCAGAGCTGCACGTGTTCCCCCAGACAAGCCCtacccctcccccggcccccggACTCACCCGCTTCCCTTTTTCTCCTAAGGGTCCCAGCGGCCCGGGAAAGCCAGTAGATCCCTGagttgagagaaacagagagaaaagatgggGGGTGGTGGTTGTGGAGTGGGTGATCAGCAAAGTTGACCCTTCACCCTTCAGCCACTCCGTCCTTTCCAGAAGTTTCTTTGGTCCTTCCAGGCCCATCCTCCTCCCAGGcagccctctgccctcctctttcccctcgCTCACCCCTTGCTCCCTCcacttcagccacactggcctcctccaTGCTACTCAGGCACACCAgtacactcctgcctcagggcctttgcactggctgcttCCTTCGTCTAAAATGCTGGTCTCTCAGGTCCCCACACAGGCAGGTATTCCTATCGTCTGGATCTCATTTACATGTCAGTTCCTTAGAGAAGGCTTCTGCCACCATCCTGACCACCACGTCCTCCAAGTCACCCTCTGTCACCTTGTCCTAGTTTGTTTTCCcataatatttatattgaaaTGACCTTGTTCACTTGCTTACTCATCCGTTGTCTGTTTGCTCTGCTCTGACATGGTGCTCTGATCTCCTGATCTTAATCCCCTCAACCTGGTACACAGACAGGGCTTACTGGATATTGGTTAACTGACTGACCCCAGTCCATGCTGTCCTGCCCATTTGGAGGCATCCTCCCCCGTCCCCACAGAGGAACACATCACAGGCTCTGCTATCCCCTCCCGCTCCTCACCATGTTTTGAATCCCAGACCCCCCACTGGATTAGCTATGTGGCCCTGGACAAATGGCCTAccctctctgagcatcagtttcctcatttgtaaccTGGGGACACCAATGATACCTCCCTCACAAGTTTTtggtgaggattaaaaaaaaattttttttaacgtttattcattttttgagacacagagagagatagagcatgagcgggagaggggcagagagagagggagacacagaatccgaagcaggctccaggctccgatctgacagcacagagcccgacgtgggacatgaactcacggaccatgagatcatgacctgagccgaagtcgggcgcttaactgactaaaccacccaggtgtccctggtgaGGATTAAACAGAATAATGAATAGGAAGCATTTTACACTGtgtgtggcacatagtaagtgcttatgAAATGTCAGCTGTCATCATTCATGCTGATTATCACtgtctgctatggactgaatgtttgtgtcccctcaaaattcatacgATGAAGCCCTATGTTGAAGAATGGTcatttggaggggcgcctggtggttcagtcggttaagcatctgactggctcaggtcatgatctcacggttcgtgagtctgagccccatctcgggctctgcgctgacagtgtggagcctgcctgggattctctctctctctccctctgcccctctgccccaccttctctctttaaaataaataaaatgagaaaaaaaaaaaaactttaaaaagaaaaggagtctaggtctctctgtctctctctccctcccttcttccctctccttgtctctctttctctcccagtgCCATGCCAAACCTTTGGTCTCAGACTTCTAGcatccaaaactgtgagaaatgaatttctgttgtttcagcccccccccccccccgatctaaagtatttttgttacagcactAAGACCCTGACACTGGCTAAGGCACCTCAACTCAACCAACACACCATGCCTTCTGCCGTGTAGCACATGATGCCCAAAACACACAGACTGGTCGTGGCTAGGAGGCTTTGCTCTAACTCCCATGAACTTCTGCTCCAGCAGATTGAGTTCTATTCTAAGTTACGGTGCCTTGAGTTTCCTCCCAAATCGGTTTATGTCAGTTGCCCTTGCTCTCGGAGTCATGTGACTCAGTGAACGTTTTTACAACAACGGATGGaatgaagaatggaaaaaaaaaaaaaagacatctattGAACCTAAGTCAAATGGAAAAGACTCGCCATAGAGAGGgaagtcactgaaaaaaaaagtcactgtcaAATTAGGCACGCATAAGATGACTGCCAGATGGAAATGACAAACTGTGGCACTCTGGAAGGATTCTGCACTCAGCTCTCTTCCCAAGTGTCTAAGTTTCTGCTTCATTTTATATAAACCCACACTATAAATCATCAGTGATGTAATGAGGGTGTGGTTTAGGCAGAAATACACGTCTAATCAGCAGCCTCATCCATCAAAACATTGGCAAaacaaatgtacattttatataaGTGCATTTTAACATGTTATAATTCAAgatatgtcaaatatatattttttaaagtttatttattttgaaagagagagagagagagagagcaggagcaggggaggggaaggaggaaagagagagagagagagggacagacagaatcccaagcaggctccacactgtcagcacagagcccgatgtggggctcgatctcacaaactatgaggtcatgacctgagccaatatcaagagtcagacgcttcaccgactgagccatttaggaggccatttctgttttgtgtgtgtgtgtgttgtttttttagtttatttatcttgagagagagagagtgtgtgcgtgaacatgagtgggggaggggcagagagggaggagagagaggtcagATGTGTATTTTTTGTGATTCTCCTCCTTACTGACTTTGAACCAACCTCAATCACACCAAATAAGAAGTATCCTATAGTTTGATTACCAAAATTATCAATGTTACTATAATCAAGTTGATAAGACAAATACAGGATCTCCATTTTGCAACAAGCAAGTGGGTTCAAgagacttgaccaaggtcac
It contains:
- the LOC125918460 gene encoding collagen alpha-3(V) chain-like; this translates as MLFWRVLGFCGRPEDLFPPSFQLSMKGPPGPVGLTGRPGPVGLPGYPGQKGEMGEMGPQGPRGLQGPLGPPGREGKMGRSGADGARGLPGDTGPKGDRGFDGLPGLPGEKGQRGDFGHVGQPGPPGEDGEKGAEGPPGPTGQAGEPGPRGLIGPRGSPGPLGRPGVLGIDGAPGAKGNVGPPGEPGPPGQQGNPGSQGLPGPQGPIGTPGEKGPPGNPGIPGIQGSDGPPGHPGHEGPTGEKGAQGPPGSAGPPGYPGPRGVKGTSGNRGLQGEKGEKGEDGFPGFKGDGGLKGDRGPPGPPGPRGEDGPEGLKGQEGLAGEEGPPGSAGEKGKLGVPGLPGYPGRPGPKGSTGFPGPLGPLGEKGKRGKAGQPGLEGERGPPGSRGERGQPGPTGQPGPKGDVGQDGASGIPGEKGLPGLQGPPGFPGPKGPPGPQGKDGRPGHPGQRGELGFQGQTGPPGPAGVVGPQGKTGEAGPLGERGPPGPPGPPGEQGLPGLEGREGVKGDLGPPGPLGKEGPPGPRGFPGPQGAPGDPGPIGLKGDKGPLGPVGANGPPGERGPVGPAGGMGLPGQSGGQGPVGPAGEKGSPGERGSPGPTGKDGIPGPLGLPGPPGAVGPSGEDGDKGEVGAPGNKGSKGDKGDAGPPGPTGVRGPVGHPGSPGADGAQGRRGPPGLFGQKGDDGVRGFVGVIGPPGLQGLPGPPGEKGEVGDVGSMGPHGAPGPRGPHGPSGSEGPPGLPGGVGQPGAVGEKGEPGEAGDPGPPGTPGIPGPKGEIGEKGDSGPSGAAGPPGKKGPPGEDGVKGNVGPTGLPGDLGPPGDPGVSGIDGSPGEKGDPGDVGGPGPPGASGEPGPPGPPGKRGPSGRMGPEGKEGEKGAKGEPGPDGPPGMTGPVGARGPPGRVGPEGLRGIPGPVGEPGLLGPPGLMGPPGPLGPSGLPGLKGDAGPKGEKGHIGLIGLIGPPGEAGEKGDQGLPGVQGPPRPQGRTREVPPGPIGSLGPPGSPGVAGPLGQKGSKGSPGSFGPRGDTGPPGPPGPPGPPAELHGLRRRRRRSVPLEGLEGPEGGLEEVLASLTSLSFELEQMRRPPGTAERPGLVCSELHRNHPHLPDGEYWIDPNQGCARDALRVFCNFTAGGETCLYPDKKFETVKMASWSKEKPGDWYSTFRRGKKFSYVDADGSPVNVVQMTFLKLLSATAHQSFTYSCQNSAAWLDEAAGDYGRSLRFLGANGEEVSFNQTTAATIAVPYDGCRLRKGQTKTLLEFSSSQVGFLPLWDVAATDFGQTNQKFGFELGPVCFSS